AGTGTTGCTAGAGTTTCGGACATGAATTCAATTTTCCATATAGGTCATTTCTCTTGTGATTCATAATCGGCATCTGTTGGCGAACCTTGTTCAGATAATCCAAGTCAATTTCTGCAACAGTCACGTCATTTCCCTCACGACACTGAGAGATCACACGACCCCAAGGATCCACAATCtacaatgaaagaaaagaaacgcCGCAAAATCCACGAATTCACAGCCAAACCTCGTGTCCTATTGTCTTACGACAGGCTCGTAAGGTTCTGGGAAAGCGAGGCTTCATGTCTCCGACATAATTAGAACAAGACAAATAACATTTATtcttcaagagaaaaaaacggTACTAAATCACCGTTAGAATACACGGCACCTCCCTCGCTTACAGGAAGACGAGAAGATATGACCTTGTGAGTGGGAAGGCGTTTCTCCAGAACCagacctggggccggttgctcaaagcctggttagtgctaaccgttgGTAAAGAGgcatcaaaacctataggtttccatggcatttaacgctggttagcgctaaccatgcttcgagcaacccgggcctggagTACACTTAAGAATTGggtttgtttaccatttactaAAAATCCACAAAACCGCCGGTTGGAATGTAAGTAAGTCTAGTTTGCCTGACCGAAAAAGTTCTTCGGGAAGTCTGTAAAAAAGGTCCCCCGATGTTCCGTCCGCCGAAAATTCCGCAAAGAAAATGCGTGTTTCCTTTGCTTCACCACTGGTTAATGTAGTTCTCATGCCTGTCGCAAATGGAACACGCTGATTCCTCGTGGTTGTTGCTTAACATTTAAACCATCTGGGGACTAACAGGTTTCATCTTTGCAGGCACACTCCCGCGTGGCATCTTCCGACAAAAAGGCTTTCCCACTGGCCTGGATTTTACGGTTCCACGGGGAAAAGCCACATCCTGACGGAATGACCGCAAAGCACGGAAAATGGTTTCGAGAATGCTCCTGGCTCATGATATTTCACGGTGTTTAAGCACCAAGTAAAAGGGATAAATTGCGCCTTTTTGATAAACTTAAGAGGTTGACTCTATTTTGCATCAATGTACTCTCCCTCGAACATTTCTCAAGGACCTGAGATTCGTGAATCAAGGACTCATGCTCCCAGAAGCAACTTCGTTCTGAGGGTCTCTTACAAGGACGCAACGAAGAGTGTCCCTGGTAAGGAGATTGTCTTGAAAGCtgcaatcggcgtcaaaattgttgagacactcttctCCTTTAGGGGCTATTTCAAGCTTGTTTcgaaaatggccccctccccctcaccccccgggacaatgttgtgttctTCTCtgcacttatttatttatttatttatttatttatttaatcgctttcaccacaacagagaaacaggctgtggtggggtcgcacaacagagcggggctccaaattaagtgcgcccttttaccttcccaaccatgatatagcgcagaagacagaccacaacaccgggaactacatgccctactttttgcgacaagtgtgtgggttccttgacgtcccacaggattatggacattgaagggttgtgagacggggcctacggtttatcgtccttatccgagatcagaagactagagagtctaaccatttgcagatgtaaaaTAAcagaggcagcactttctcctcagttatttaaagaccctgagtgttggtccgacctcccgcgtgacagcccggtgctcaaccaactgagctaccagTGCGCGGTACACTTCTGTTGCCtacgacccttaacaacagctgtacaacattgattaggggggAGGGGCAAGGGGTTCCCGCAAAAGTACTTTTTGgagtatttttctttgaaaacaataaaagtgACGTTACCAGTGTCCTCTGTTGGCaaagtgtctcaactaattttttCGCCGATTGGATCGCCGATTGTGGGTTTGgtgcagtggtaagagcactcgccttccaccgcTCGGGATCGATGCCATATATGGCGTGAGTTTCTTGGTTCCCTGCTTTGCTCCGAATTTCCCCTGTCATCAAGAAGCAAAATTTAATTTGATCTGACTGATCTGATCCTCTTTAAGTTAATTTGTAGTTTCCCTAATCAGTAGGGCGCTTGTACTCGGCTGTAGAACCTATTCTTAGCGTTGCGTTACATACCATTGCATGACCGTATGACCGTCGCTTGGCGTTATGCTGACCAGTTTGAGCCGCAGCTATTACGTAACACTGGTTGTCAATTGCACGACATCGCAACAAtacctgaaattaaaaaaaaattgcaacaaCCGTGCCATTAAAAATCATCTGTGAATTTGGTTTCCGAGCTCTTGGACAAACTAACTGGAATTGTCCTGGCCAAAGCGCATTATTAAACACTTACAGACAGGTGATCAGTAGCTGTTCATTTTAGCTTGTTCTTATTGcccgaagcggaaaataccataatactctttgtttgtcaacccaaattttgaataagcatatATTTATTACAGTTCCATGACAATAAACAACATCGTCATAAGGATAGTCTTCAAAAGAGTCATAGACCCCATTCAAAGGCAGACCacctaaaaaatatatacatatatatgatCAATAACCAATCGGCCAATGCAATCACTTTTTTTCTGGAGAGCGAAAATAAAGGAAGCGACAAATTAAGATGCGACCGCAATTACACATAACAGTAAGTCTGAACGAAAGAAGCGGGGACTAGTCAGAGCTGAGAGAATTTCGTTTTCTTGCATAAGCCTCCTGTTCGCATCTTAGCTTGCCCGGCTTACTAAAGTGGGTAGATGGACCCCAGCACCGAGCTTCGTTTCCAGGGCCTTCCTCCGTCCCCAAAGAGTCTCAGTCCGCCCTACTGTCAGCAGAGAGAGCCCGGGGAACGAGGTTCCAGAAGCACGCGAGCTACGAACAAAGATGATCACGTAGCCGTAGCCTCCTTGTTTTGCGTAGCTTACTTCATTAGAGTCCCTGGTGCGAACGTATCTAGTGTGGACAGCCCCTTGCTAGCGTGACATACCTCCCAATGCGCAGAGCCCGTCACTTCAGTAAAGGCTGATGGAAATGCCAGTATGTGCGCTCCTTGTTGCGCTAAGACCAATGACAACTCAGGAAAACGGACATCAAAGCACTTTACAAAATAAAATCATGGAACCCAGTCAAGGATAAACAGCATCGCACTCCGTTTGAGTAAACCATTTTTCGGAAATCCGAAATGTATCATTGACTGTCAAGAAAGACAGCCACACTCATTTCAACTAAAATAATTTCACAAAGAATCTAACGACATAAGGATCTTTAACTTAGTGCAAGAGTCGGGGCTTTAGGCATTTATGGGGCCTGCTCATTATTGGTTAGGAACTCTAAGCTCTTTTACGAACCACAATCAACGACGAAAACGAGGAGACACTTTCCCTTAATTCATGTCTAATGTACCATTGTCTTTTCTCGTTCCACCTTCCCCAAGCAATGTTGTAAACGCTTGTCACAGACTTTTGACAGAAACGACTATGGCAGGGAGAGAAGGGCAATGTAAACATTTGCAGCCGGTTGTCGGCTGCAAGTGGACTGTGTTTCTACACTTTCAGTGGACTTATCGGGGGAGGGGAAAAAAggagtgaagtgaagtgaagtgaagttattagtctctccccttcGGGGCTTCCCAGGACTAATTTACCATGatttttgtgggggactttggcCAGACTGCATATTAAgcagtttacaatttatttaggaagtgaaagatgcccccgacCAGATTAGGTCAAAACACCACAACACCACTGGGGACAACGTCCCTACTCTTTTCGAGAAgcgagtgggttctttaacgtcccatactatttgaTTTCCAACAACGGCTACGagacggtttacagtccttctccgagaagacttgaaagtctaaccatttgcgtgTTCAATCACAAACCACTTCATCATTGAAACGAACACGCGTTCGTTTCAATGATTTTAGAGCAAAGGAGAGGCTGCTCGCAGTTTAATGTCACTACTGGGAATACATATGATTAATGTCAAAATGTGTCCATTAAACTCTCCTGCTCAAGTAACAATAAAGAGCTGCATTTTACATTGATctaaaagaaaaggcttgtcttagggtgcgttcgattgaccgtattccggaataagaatatatggaatataagttagaaatccttcatttttacggagattcacattaaatattgtcaaacatccgctaaaatgctattttaaacacatttttattatccttgctgcttcgaaacgcgccaaacataccgttttaatcatcactccacgcattcttattccggaatacggtcaatcgaaagCGCCCTTAAAGTGCctctatgatcaaaaaatcacttcctttttttcttcagattttgaaagtgtgtttccttaacacctgactggcaaaattttgagctttgatttttatccaaaggctgtttactttgagtgtaagttttggatttttcggtcctccattactcacgttcaaagggttggatccagggaaaagtgacgtcatttattcactagcttaaaatttcagtgtatGAATGCAGCTTAATTATCATATGTGCAAAACTCAAGttcaaaagtctgaaagcccaaaactcccatgctgcatattaattcagccacgtacacatgcattgcattcttaaactattgagtctttgacgtcattttctcctggatgcagctctctcaagattttcaaGTTATTAATGGCAGagcattaaataaaaaaattccacttggaataaaaaggtgtctttctgaaatcaaggcttaaaacttgggtcatttgggtgtttagttaacacagttttcaaatccaaagaaaaagaagaattgatttgtTGGTCATAGTAGCAATTTAACTCTAACCTTAGAAATGCAAATTATaagttaacaataaaataatgctTAGACTTATCGGAGCGCTAGTGATGGCTATCAAAATTGGGTGCATGTTTATTTGGTGCCTTTCAGGAAATACATGTTGGACTACAGCTTTTATTGCCCAGGCCCTTTATCAATGATGCTTTGGTCACACTTAGGCAAGCGAAAATAAACGATAAAAACCGACATTTCAGAGTCTTTATGACACCATTTCCAAAGGTAACCAAATGAAAATATTTCAAGTATTTAAGGCAGTATTGGGTCAGTATTTGGAGCTGGAGAGTGTGAAAatatattaaacaaaattattagTTCACACAATAATAGTTGGCATCTGATTGCACATTTAGGTTGGTTTTTTTGTTGTCTTCTAAACAGTATCTTGTGCACTAAATGCGCAAAGTATACTTTGTTAAATTAttaccaattattattattattatcattactattattatgaaAGTCTTTGCTTAGAAGGATACAATGGCAAGTCCAACACTCCCCACTGGGGTGGATACTGGTGGTACTATTCTGTCGCCAGGAATTGTGGCATTACTTTCCTTCATCCTGGGTCCATCCGTAATATTGACATCAAATAGGTGTGTTTTGTGGTAAACGTCCACAATGGTACCATTGTCATTTATTACCACGTGTGAGTTGTGATGTCGCTTATCATCTGGTGGACCCTAcagtttggcaaaaaaaaaagatagattATTCACCCTACAGACGTCAcacttttcttcaaaaatgtGCCATTCTGAAAGTATTTTGATAACACTACAATGCACACTTATGCCCCATCTTATCTTATTTCTTTTAACCCTAAATTCACAAATCCACTGACTACTCAGGATGTTAAAAGGGGGAGAATTAGTTACCGGTAATTACAATCAGCAACATCCCTTAAAAGTCGGAATACTGATGACAACATTTCCCTTTTCGCCAAGGACGGAAATAACAAGAGGGTTTAACGATAAAGTTTATTTTCTTGTAGTAAAATCAATATTCCACTTCCTgcacaatgttgttttcactgcATTTTCCTGGATCAGCATGGCAACTAATAGGCTTTGTTCCAAATGACTCATATCTCACCATTTACAGACCTGCTCGTGGTATCCTCCAAGGGATAGCCACACTCCCAACTCCTTGGCTAAATCACACATGCGCTGCATTCTAGGACTCCGTAATGGAGCTGCCATGGAATACGACTGTTCCCTGTTTTCACCCACATAGTCAAAACACTCGGGAAGAAAGACCATCTGAAAAATGATCGAAATGTTACTGTAACTTAAGTAATATCGCCCGATGTGTAGGAATCCGAAATCCAGCAAATGTGaggctttggaatccggaatcgattgtatggaatccagaatccacagGTTTCCGTAGAATCCAGGATTCCTGTgagtttggaatccggaatccacaaCTTGGGATCCAGGATTCACTTTTCGGAATCCCGAATCCATGGGCTGGGATCTGAAATCTGAGGGCcacctggattcctttacataCGGCAATGAATACAAAGATCATTCCTGTGCCTGTGTTAAGACATGGCCACTCTCCAGCCTCTTTGTTCCATGATCAGCTTAAGGTGTTACTTAAGAAGGTCTCTATATACCGATACCTTTTTAACCCAGCGACTCCTTGGGGTTCTCTACTGACAAGAAAAATTATCtgccagtttaggccggtttaggcatcaaagggttaagtcAATGTATCAGTTCATACAAGTTCCAGATAATACTGGGGTCTTGAGGTCTCTTTAGAAACAATACAAAACATGCTGAGGAGCCTTGCTTGAGTGAGGTAAAACGTATGAAATGAGGGTGTCTGGAAAAGCCAGAATCCGGAACCAGAACCAGaataaggaaaagaaaggtCAATGATATCTAGTTGTTTTATTTCAGCTAAAAATCTGAATGCTACAGACTGTATATGACACGGAAATGAGGTTCTCCCATGCCGCCAAGGGACAAGAAGGAATCTCAATGCCAATCCGTCTCATGACTTGAgccatttaaccctttcactcccaagagtgccacttatagattttactctgtctaacgcaagacgattttacttgtcaatggggagccccacgggagtgaaagggttaaaacagGAATCACGCCAGTGATACAAGCTTTGTAGTCACAACAATATCAGTAAAAATCAATTTTACAGTTTAAAGTGTGCAACATGACACTCAATTTTTTCAGCTGAAATAAAACAACTGGATATAATTGACCTTTATTGTTCTTATTCCCGATCCAGTTCCATTACCCGGATTCCATCTTTTCAGACGCCCTGAAATGACATCCATTtaggaataggccattttacagttgtttgctcagcgaccaagcctatgaatgtcatgaatggctgcgaggctgccggtgaccttgcattgatacagacctcactgcttttgtcatgtaaattgtgttgttgtaacgctaattactccatattaacattacaaaagcatgaaggtttgtatcaaaacagggtcaccggcagcctcgcttccattgctaggcctggtaacttagccacaactgtaaaatggtctattggccAGCAATGATGTTGGCCATTGAGTATGCATTTTGTAACTCCCTTTGATACACTAGCAATCACCTTAGCACCCCTGGTTTTTGCTTTTCTTATAAGATCTTCGCAAATGCCCAAATTTCTTTCCACGTCATTGGTGGAGTTCATCTGACAAACTGCGACCAGATTGGCCCCCACGTCAGCTTTTGACTGGTCACCGTTTTCCATCCTTGGAACGTAAGTtaaatatgccaaaaattgagAGGCCGGAAACCTGTTAGTTTCTTCCTGTAGCCTTCCAAAAATGCACAAACACAAGCTGTACACGTAGTGGTATCGAAGGAAAGTTTTGACAGCCGGAGAACATTAACTCCTTCAAGAAATGTCAGCCTCATCGAAGCCAAtaagatccgccatcttgattacTTTCATTGAAGTTACACGAGGCGGAGCCTATTTCGAATGGTGTTTGCTGATATAATGAAGGCTCGATAACTCCTTGAACACGAGAAGGCACGTGCACTGGAAGAAAAGACAGGCACGACGAGGTTTTAAAGGTGAAACTTTGTGAAGTTCTACACAGAAATCGCCGAACAAAACCGCATAAATCGACCAGAAATGGTAGGTATAACCTCAACAAAATTATATCCCAGATATGACTTAATAGAAATCTGCATGTATTTATTTTCAATCACGGTGGCTGCTCTGTCTTTAATACGGGTAACAGGTCTCAAATTTAATCGTgttatcaagtaaagctatgatcctctcagttatggacgcaattcatttcatgtatcatttcgttcTTTAATTGTGTTATGTTTCGTTGAAATTGTGGTGCTAACCCTGAAAGGTAACCGTTTCAAAATGGTTTCTTAGATTACTGTGTATCAGCGCTGTTTGAAATGGGTAAAAATAGTAAAGTCTGCTTatgagccaagtggcccattaggccggagcttatcccggtttctgtacggcaggtacaaaacgcaggtcacaggtcacagggcacaggtcattatttaacctatacagaaagtatcctaaacattcataaaagctaaccttaggccttattagtcctaattaggcctttttaggcctaattaggcctaattaggcctaaagaaaagtatcctaaacattcataaacgctaattttaggcctaattaggcctaaagaaaagtttttaggcctaaggttagcttttatgaatgtttaggatacttcctgtgtaggtaaaacaatgacctttgacctgtgccctgtgccctgtgacctgtgacctgtgacctgcgttttgtacctgtagcatgaagcgaccacaggcagacaaccccaAGGATGCGAGAgtgcgtgacgtcacgttattttgagacagttgtaacggctgATTCAAttaatcgaggaaaatgttccataaaaacttcaaattgggatgtttctttttgtaagctcattttatggacaggcagataaataaagttcactcacttACTATTTTCTGCATTGCCCTGAGttatttgatgggtttttgggacaattttatttcctcttcagatcacaCATGTCGTCACATACAATAAAAAATAGACAACTTCCAAGACTGCTCACGACCGAGTGCCTCCAGAACttagccgaatttctcccacttccaaaggttGCTCACCTCCCAACCTTGGGCATGtagaaagtcgataattttgctAGCATTGTGCCAAAAATCATGAAATTTACACGGCTCTacaacctcaaaatcctgctcgattttGTAGCTTCGCTCAGGTTTTTGTTATTGCCAGGTGATGTGAACAGAATTCATgcatcattggaatttgatcaaatcaaattaaccaatcaaaaagcgcaGATTTTCCCCAAGAGGGACAAAATTGTAAATtcgctttttgattggtttcctCGATTAGTTGAATTGGCCGTAACAAAATAAACGTGACGTCACACGCTCTTGCATCCTCAAGGTTGTCTGCCTGTGAAGCGACTGGAagttccccctggatgggatgctcaTCCATTGCAGGGCTACCCCTAGCATTAAATGCGGCAGTACActtttatacacctgggtggagagaggcattATGTGAGAGTAaattgtcttgcccaagaacacaacgcaatgtctCCAGCCAGGGCCCAAACCCAGACAACTCGCTCTGGAgttgagcacactaaccatgaggcaaCCACGGCTTccacttaacagattttactccattgagcaccagatgattttactcgtcagctGGGGGTATCCTAGGGCACCTGagagttaacccattgactcctaggcaAGACTGTAGCTAGCTTTTTTGTAACaggaatggggggaggggggaggggggcaagagaatcccaactggccggaggcaaactagttggctatttacaagtgcagcagttaagttgaaccagggactaccaggaacaaattcaacaagtggtcagaacgggccttgaacccgggatccccggatctcaaggcaagcgccctaaccactgggtcacACTGCCTCTCCACGCATATTACACATGTTACACATATTACACATATCTCAGTCGGCCTTAGTACACTAAACATGTCTTGTTAACTAAATGGATTTGCCTATTTCTTGTGTAAAAGATGTCTTCAGTTGCATTTTcatttcagtaaaaaaattc
The sequence above is a segment of the Montipora foliosa isolate CH-2021 chromosome 2, ASM3666993v2, whole genome shotgun sequence genome. Coding sequences within it:
- the LOC137993499 gene encoding deaminated glutathione amidase-like, with the translated sequence MENGDQSKADVGANLVAVCQMNSTNDVERNLGICEDLIRKAKTRGAKMVFLPECFDYVGENREQSYSMAAPLRSPRMQRMCDLAKELGVWLSLGGYHEQGPPDDKRHHNSHVVINDNGTIVDVYHKTHLFDVNITDGPRMKESNATIPGDRIVPPVSTPVGSVGLAICFDVRFPELSLVLAQQGAHILAFPSAFTEVTGSAHWEVLLRCRAIDNQCYVIAAAQTGQHNAKRRSYGHAMIVDPWGRVISQCREGNDVTVAEIDLDYLNKVRQQMPIMNHKRNDLYGKLNSCPKL